In Strix uralensis isolate ZFMK-TIS-50842 chromosome 7, bStrUra1, whole genome shotgun sequence, the following proteins share a genomic window:
- the LRRC18 gene encoding leucine-rich repeat-containing protein 18 translates to MAKGKAKDQKGKKITLKTAKNSIRISSDGGRRLDLSKMGITTFPKCILKLADIDELDLSRNKIKKIPSSIQKFQKLRWLDLHSNKLEELPGAIGTLQNLFYLNICNNKLTTKNLPEELNLLKNLRILNLGLNCLDSIPTSLGALKELKEIGLFDNTLTTIPNSVKKLPKLKKLNAERNPFPDSTKKEHADSIKRIQTLYLVQEKDLCCSCLKVCQDERDKLNKLKNGTPSPSKKPSFPLLLTPNSFAKDNQEEWRLREKHP, encoded by the coding sequence ATGGCCAAGGGGAAAGCAAAAGATCAAAAAGGGAAGAAGATCACCTTGAAAACTGCCAAAAATTCCATTCGGATATCTTCTGATGGCGGGCGCCGTCTTGACTTAAGCAAGATGGGTATCACCACCTTCCCCAAGTGCATTCTGAAACTGGCTGACATAGATGAACTTGATTTGAGcagaaacaagataaaaaagATTCCAAGCAGCATCCAGAAATTCCAGAAACTGCGCTGGCTGGACCTGCATAGTAATAAGCTCGAGGAGCTGCCTGGGGCAATAGGTACACTTCAGAACCTTTTCTACCTGAACATATGCAACAACAAGCTGACCACCAAAAATCTGCCAGAAGAATTGAACCTTCTCAAGAACCTGCGTATTCTCAACCTTGGCTTGAACTGTCTTGACAGTATTCCCACCAGTCTTGGGGCCCTGAAGGAACTTAAGGAGATAGGTCTCTTTGACAACACCCTGACCACCATCCCAAACAGTGTGAAAAAGCTCCCCAAGCTCAAGAAACTGAATGCAGAAAGAAATCCTTTCCCAGATTCAACAAAGAAAGAGCATGCCGACTCCATTAAACGCATACAAACGCTTTACTTAGTACAAGAGAAAGACCTGTGCTGTTCCTGCCTGAAGGTGTGTCAGGATGAGAGGGACAAGCTGAACAAGTTAAAGAATGGGACACCTAGCCCCTCAAAAAAGCCAAGTTTCCCTTTACTCCTCACACCCAATTCCTTTGCAAAGGATAACCAAGAAGAATGGAGATTAAGAGAGAAGCATCCCTGA